From the Globicephala melas chromosome 8, mGloMel1.2, whole genome shotgun sequence genome, the window GTCTGAGTTCTTGAACTCTCCCCCCACAGCTCCCTACTGATGAGGTCAGGGGTGTGAGTCCTTCCTTTGGGTTTGGGTGCTGTGGACCACCAGGCGGGTAGCTCCGCATGCATGACAGCTCATCAGGTTTTCTGTGAATGGGTTTGTCATTTGTTCTCCATCCACAGCTGCTTCAGGAGAGGTGATGGGTTTTCATTGGTTATCTTAGGTTCCACCTCTCAAGTACGGTCTCATAGTCAGGCGCCCACGTACACAGAGGTCAATTTAAGAACCTGGGACACCTAGGGCCCTGCAGAGTCACAGGGGGAAGGGCATTATCTCTAGAACGAACGCCTTCTGCTCCCAGGAAGgttagggagagtgggagagaaggagagaaggcccTCCTCCCTGTCACCTCCAGATAGCGTGCTGTGGAGGAGAAATCTCATCCTCATCTTGGGTGCCTGGGAACATCCTCATCTTGGGTGCCTGTGTTTGAGAGGATGCTTACAAGATGGAGAACTGTCACTTGGGCGAGGCAACttctggggtgggggagtggataGAGTAGAGGCTCTGCTGGGGGGCGGCAAGGGGGTAGTCATGCCTTGCCAGCTTCCTGCTTTTGCAAAGACTGACCCATATCCAGGACTTAGGTCCCCCTTGGTATGTGGGGAGACTCATTGAAGcacgcaccacacacacacacacacacacacacacacacacacacacacattccccaCTTGCCATAGCCATCCCAAGTGGGGAAGGGCCAAGGGTGGCCCTCGTTCCCCTTAACCTACAGGGCAAGGGCTAGTGATCCAGGCCTGGCTGAGCGCTCTGATGGGTGGCTCCCCCTTAGCTCCCCCTTATTCTCTGGAGCCACAACTGTCCCTGCCTTTGTTCCTTCAATTCTTGAGCTCCCTGACTCAGCCtggttccccaatttcccagCAGTGGACAAAGCCGTTGTCAGTAGGCTGGGGGTAGGGGCATTGAGGGAGTAACTGTGAGCTTTAGAACCAGAGCTCTGGCCCTTTCCCCAAGCTTCAGCATCCCTCAGCCTTCCTAGTTCAGAGGTCACCTCTAGGCCCCTCTCCAGTTTGTCCTGATCGCCAAGGCTAGGCTGATGGGGTGGAAACTTAAGTAGGAACTTCCTCCCAGCTGGACAAAGTCTGACACCTGGTGGCCAAGGTGAGGAATGGCCGGAAGGGCCCCTTTTCAAACCTCCCTAGGATTGCCCTAGAGCCAGGAAGGCCAAGGTGAAAGGGGAGGTGATGGGAGGAGGTTTGGGTGGGGTGTTTGGGACAGAGCAGAAGAGACGTCCAGCAGCAAAACACCCAGACCTAGGGGAACTTTTGCCTTCCGCCCCTTAAGCCCACGGGGCCAGAGAGCCTGGAGCAGGAGGAAGGAGGGTGTCTGGGAGGGTCAGGAGGGACCAGGAGGAGCTGCCTGAAAGAATTTGCCCCACAGGGTGGAGAACGGGGCCAAGGGTGGGAGTCTGGCGCCCAGAATCTCCAGCTCAGGGTGGGTGGCAGGGCCTGAGGGCCTGAGGAAGGGGgatgcagggagagggaaggagagcggGCTACGCCCCGCACCCCGCTGGGCCCCAGGCAGCTgattccctccctccacctgcccccaccTTCCTAGCTCTAGCTGGCTCTCCCCACAGGCCCCATAGtgactgggggaagggaagggactcTTAGGGCACGTGCGCAGTGCTGAGGCCCCCCCATCCTGCCACATTGTCTGAGCTAAGCCAGGTCTAATCCCCCTTCCCCTTGGAGCAGTCAGTGGTGGGCCTCAGCCCTAAAGAAGGTGCTGGGATCCTGTTCcagttcttttctctccttttctcttgcgTTCCCCCAAGACTCTGGCCTTGGCTGTGAGGCAAGGGCCTTGAGTGTTCCCAGGCCAAGGTGCAAAGGTCACTCCTGCCAGTCTCATCACCAGCCTCTGGGGATCGGGGCTGACAAGGAACCTACGCCTGGGTCTCGGAAAATTTCCTGAAAGAAAGAGAACTTAACCCCCAGGTCAGACCTCTGGCCTGGGCTTCCAGCCTGAAGCCTGAACTGTGTGTGACAGGACCCAGGACAGCAGTTTTGGGGATAGGCCAGGAGATTGCCTGAATAGGGATAGGGGTTCCAGGAAGGAAGGTTAAAAGTGGCAGACAGGGTTGGGGGAGTAAAGAGGGAAAAGACCTGAGGGTGGGCAGGCCAAGGTCTGGCCTCGTTGTGCCAGCACAACTTAGGACTTCAGATGCCTCGTCGGGGAAGGATACCAACTGGACAGCGATGGCTCCCAAACCCCTGGGTGCCTACTCCTTCGAGCCTTGGGGCTTGATCCCACTGCTGCCCGACTAGGTGAGGGGGGCAACGCTGCCTGTGGGGAGTTCCCTCAACTCCAGGCCGGAAAGCCAGTCCTAGGGTGCCTGCACTTGAGCGGATGACCTGGACTGGGACAAGCTGAAGGCCAAGGGACACATCTTCCAGGCTGAGTGGGAGAGGCTAGCGGGGCCTGGGCCAGGCAGGGCTGTGGGCAGCTGGCAGGGATGGCCCAGACAGTGCCCAGAGAGCAAGCCAGGGTGCCAGAGAGGAGAGGGACTAGCTCAGGCGGCAGTGGGAGCCGCTGTGGCCGCCCAGCAGCATACCCCATTTCACGCTCCCTGGGCGGTGGCAGGGCCCCACGGCTATCAGCTTTCAGAGGTGGGAGGGACCAGGAATGAGGAGGGGTCTGCCCCACCCATGGCTCCCTACTCCCTCAGGGCTTTGTGGGCGCAGGAGGTGGGTGCCACACACCTCCAGACACGCCCTCTGAGGAGGGGTGGTCAGTCCCACAGAGCCTGGGCACCATCCCTCCCTGGAGCGCTCTGTGCCCGACTGGACCCCACACGGAAGCCCTTCCCAGGCCTGGTGGAGAgggcctccctgcttccctccccaagGCAGCAGGGCCCCTGTCTGCCTCAGCGTGGGCCCCACATAGTCCAGGAGGCAGAAGGGGGATTAGACCAGGCCCAGCCCAAACAGTAAAGCAGGGAAGGGCCCTCCAGCCCCGTGCAGTGCACCCATGagctctccctcctccactccgCCCTCCTTCAGGAAGGGATGGGGAGAGCCAGGCGGGAGGAGGCCCCTGAAGACATGGCCGGCTCGTTCCAGCTCCTCCTCTTTGGTGGTCTACTCTCCAGAGCCTTCTCCTCCCATGTGCCCACAATCCTCCTAAGGCAGAGTGACAGGGGGAAGGCAGAAGCCTCTGAGCAGGCCCTTGCACCCCGGGAAGGAAGAACTGGATGGGATCTCTGGAGGGcgatggggctgggctgggccttaCACTGATTCCCAGACTCCCGATGGCCGGCGCTTTCGCCTGCCGCCAGGAAGCTGGTGAGGAGGAGGCGGGTATAGGGGTGAGTCAGCGATGACAGGAGCCCAATGGACAAAGGTCATGGGTGGAGAATTGAGAGACGCTGTTTACAGCAGCCCACCTCTTCCAGGAGGTCTTCCAGTGCTAAGCCAGCCTCAAGGTCCAACCCACTCTGACCCTCTCTTCCCCCTTTTCCTGTTTGTTAGGAATTTTATCCTGGCACTGACAATGTGTGTGTCCGTGTGCTTGCCCTTTAGCCTGTGAGCTCCTGGGGAGCACGGAGGGACAATGGTTTTCTGGGGCCCCACCATTGCCTGTGACTATCAGTACTTCCTACTTCCTCATTTTATCTTGTaccgcatggcttgcgggatcttaattcccggaaccagggatcaaaccctcgcccccttcagtggaagctccgagtcctaaccactggactgccagggaagtccccagtactTCCTACTTTCAAGAACCATTTCTATCTCAGTAGAGTAAGTATGTgggaaagtgcttagcacagtactCGGCTGTGCGTGCCATATATGTGTCAGGTTTACTGTTGGTATTTTCTGCTCATACTCTCACATTGGGGTGGATTTTACTGACGAAGGACTGGGGATCCAAACGCACTCTGGCCTCCTGCGCGGTGTGGAATCTTCCTGACTAGAGGACGGGTGGGGGCAGGCTGTAGGACCCCAGGAGAGCCGAGGAGGCGAGCACTCGTCTGGACTCAGAGTGGGCAGTGTCTCTGGGCGTAGCTTTCAGAACCCATGGGCTTCTCCGGGGAGGTCTCCTAGGGCCGGTGGGGGTGCCGTGGGAGCCGGGAAGGGGTCGGGATGAGCCCAAACTCTCTCCGGACCTCCAGACCTGCCCACACAACACTCGGTGGGCCAAGGGGCGGGACTGGAAGTCTCCGGCTGGGCTCTGGGGAGTTACACACCGGCCACGGGGATTAGTGAGGCTGAAAAGAACATTTGCCTAGGAAGGGAAAACGGGAAGTGAGAGGCTGAGGATAACACTCTGCAAGTCCCCAGAGACCCGCTGTAGaccagtgggggggggggcaggaggaggtggtGCAGTCTGGCGATATCATGACaggtcccccaccccagcctcaccccttCTCCCCCAGAACGCAGCTGCATCAGATGCCCCGCCCCCTCTGCCTGCACCACCTGTCATTGGCTGGGGATAAGCCCTGCCCCACAGAGGCGGCCTCCCATTGGCTTAGGTCTTTGCTGTTTGCATgcctgtgggggtgggggagaggcgtCATTCCTTGGAACCCTCGGACTTCCTTTCTGTTTGTCTGGGTCATCCGTCTGCCCATCGCTGGCCCCAGGCTTGCTCTCTGGCCCCatccctctctcactctctctctctctgcagctgTCTCTCTCGTGCCCGCTGGCCTGTCTCTCCTTCCCGGCAGTCGCCTCCTTCTCCGCCTGCCTGGGTGGCCGCCATGGGCCGGAAACGGCTCATCACTGACTCCTACCCTGTAGTGAAGAGGAGGGAGGGCTCCGCTGGGCACAGCAAGGGGGAGCTGGCACCAGAGCTAGGTCTCTGAGGTGTGGGAGGGCGGGAGGAGTGGATGTGAGGGACACGAGAGAACGTGGGCAATGGAAGGGGAAGTGAAGTATGTCCTCTGCTTCCTACACCAGACCTGGCAGTGGACAGCAGAGGCAAAGGGGCGGTGAGGGCTGGGGAACAGTGGGTCAGCTGTGAGGCAAGGGGCAGGGGACCAGCCCGGCAGGGCAGGCCTGAGGAGCAGCATGTCATTGCAGGGGAAGAGCCCCAGCCCCTGAGCGTGGATGAAGCGGAGATGGAGCTGCTGAGGCAGTTTGACCTGGCCTGGCAGTATGGGCCCTGCACAGGTGAGAGCCCCCTCAGGCCCCGAGAGCACATCCCGGAGCCAGTCCTGCCACCCACTCGGCACCCaagcagccccagcccctgcctgaccCTCTCAGCACTGTGTCTGGAAACCAGGGGTGTGGAGGTCCTGACACACCCCTCCACCCACACTCTCTAGCCTGGACGCTTCCCTGCCCCCCACGAGGCCCCACTGTCTTCTTTCCACCCCCGCAGGGATCACACGGCTGCAACGCTGGCATCGCGCAGAGCAGATGGGCTTAGAGCCTCCCCAAGAAGTGTGGCAGGTGCTGCAGACCCACCCCGGTGAtccgcgcttccagtgcaggTCAGAGGCCGGTGGGGGGCTCTCAGGGGAGCCAGGGACTTCTCCAGGCACCGCCTGGCCCTGGATGGGGGCCGTCCTGACCGGAGGAAGAAATAGGTGCAGCCTTGGGGGTCCTCGCTGAGCAGGCAGGAAGGTGCTACAAGGTGCTGCGCTCAGGGGGCAGAAGCTTGCCTTAATACTTATCTCTGAGCTAATGGTGGAGGAAGGGTACACTAGGGCCCAAGGGACTATTTAATACTGAGAGGTTGGCCAAGGACCAGAGGCCGTGGCCAAGAGCTGGGGCTGGTGAGAGCCGATCAAGAGACTTAACTGATGCGGGTTTTTCCCTCCACGCCACACCCCCTCGCACAGCCTCTGGCATCTCTATCCCCTCTGAAGCACCACCTTAGACCTCCCGCCCACTACTTGAGGGCCTCCAGACACAAGCTAGAACCAGTTGCTGCCCCTCGGCTCACCTCTGCTGTGGAGAACATTTGGCAGGAAAGAGGTTCACAGTGAAGGGAAGAGGCTGAATGTGGAGGTCCGACCAGCAGGCTCCCAGTGCCCCCTCTGAGATCCGACACAGCCGAAGCCAAGCACCTCCTACGTGGAGAGTGGTTTCTGAGGACGAGGACCTGGCCATGACCCTTCTGAAGCTGCCACGTGCCTGACCTGAACACTGTGGTCCTTGGGATGATGTGGCAAATTAGGCACAGCTTTGGGAAGAACCAGACTCCGGCAGAAGGCAGAAGACCGAAGAGGCAAAGATGTACTCCGCACCTCAGGCTGGGAATCTGAGGGCAGAACTGGCTGGGCTTACGGGGCGAGGGGTTCACTAGTGCTTATCAATAAAGAACTCTGAGCCTGGGAGCCTGACCTCCAGTCTCGTAATGTGGCCCTGCTTGGACGGGCAGCACCCAGAAGGTTGATAGGTAGGAGAGAACTAGCACCATGCTTTCCTGCAAGGTGCATGTGCCTCTTCCACTGCCTAACCCTAGAcctgagaggaaggaaagagagacaccttaaaaaaaaaaaaaccaaccgtCAGTCTTCACAAGCGCTGAGCAACCTCTGGCGCCTCCTGGTGGCGCACACTATTCTAGCCACCTTCCCTTACCAGCCAGGAAAACCCCACTGGAGCCACCACCTAGCCTGCCCAGGGCTGCCCACCTCACAAAAATGGGTTCTTTGTCAGAGCAGGATCCATGGGGCCCATGACTCATAAGGTCCAGACAGACATACACATACCCAGCAAGCACCTGTACTTTCCCACATGGGGGCCACCTGGATCCAAAGCAGGGTTGGGGGAGCGTTTCAACCTGCAGGACCTGCTCAAAGATGGCCATCATCTGAGGAGCTTTGTTAGGGAACTGGAAGGTCCTGGGGATGGAGGAGAACTGGCCGTATTCAGAAACAGCGCTTAGGGGACCCTGGGACATACGACGTGGAGAACGGAATCAGTACTCCTTTTAATGGTGTTACTTCATCTGATGCATCAGCCCTCCATCCTGGGGCAGGCAGAGACAGAACTATTAACTCCTTGGGAACAGGCCTAGAGGGCAATCAAGTGGCCTTTTTAGTCCCCATTTTACTGAGTACTGACCATGCCTCAAGTACTTTAAATGTATTATCCCTAAATTTCCTAAAAGTCCTTCATGGTAGGTtttacagagagggaaactgaaGCCTAGACGGTTGTCCAAAGTTGCCCAGAAGCGCCAGCAGCAGGTATGTGGTGGCGCAGAGACTGGGGCCGTGTGCACTGGGCTCTTCCCGTCTCCGCCGTGGCCCCTGCCCGGctgctgagcacctgctgtgtgctgggctcTAGAGCTCCTCTGGGCTGTTAGTGGTGAGGAGATGGACAACAACACACACGTAAATATGATGTCAGGCGGTGGTCAGTGCTGAGCAGAATTAGGGTGAGAGGTCAGAGAATGCCAAGGGTGCTGAAGAGGTTGGTCGGGGGAGGCTCTCCAACAGGGTGGCATCGGGCAGGCCGAAGGGACAACAAGCACACCCTCCCCAAGGCAGGCGTGTTTCCAGACTGGTCCAGGGGCAGCACGGAGGCCAGGGACCGGGCAGAGGGAGCGAGGAAGTGGGGGGCAAATGAGGCCAGAGAGGTAGCAGGTTGGTCCCACAGGGCCTTGTGGACCGGGACGAGGAACCTGGATTTTATCCTGAGTGAGAGAGGAAGACACTGGTGGGGTGGGTCTTAAGCCAACAAATGACAATCAATCTTACGTCTTGAAAGCATTACTCTGGCTGTTGGTAGAAACCAGACTGTGGGTTTGGGGGAAGAAGAGGCAATGAAACCACTCAGGAGGCTGCTGGAGTTGGCCTCGTGAGAGGTGATGGTGATTTAGCCCCGCGTGGGAGATGGAGGTGGTAAGAAGCGGCcagcttgttttctttctgtattttgaagGGGAACTAACTGACAGGACTTGCTGATCAGTTGGCTGTGGGGTTTAAGAGAGAGAGGAGCCAAGGATAACTCCAAAGGttttggcttgagcaactggAAGAACAGAGTTCCCATTACTAAGATGGGAAAGATtgcgggaaggggagggtggggcagggaatTAAGAGTTCAGATTTGAGGTCTGTGACACATCCAAGCTGGGGAGTAGGCAGTGGACATGCAAGTCTGGAATTCTAGGGAGAGCTCTGGGTTTGAGGTATAAATTGGGGCATCTTTTAGGTGGCATTTAAAGCCGTGTGTGGGGATGAGATTACCTGAGTGAGTATAGTTAGAGGTGAGAAGTGGTCCAAGGACAGCGCTGAGGCTTCTATGCTTAGAGGCAAGGGAGGCCTGAGCAAGGAGACCGAGGAGGGGCCAGACTGGAGAGAAGTCAGGAGAGGGTAGGGCCTGGGAAGCCTGGGCAGAGGGTCAAAGTCTCAGATGCTTCTGAGAGGCTGGTAAAATGAAGCCTGAGAAGAAGAGCACACTGGACTCGGCAACGTGGCGGTCGCAGGAGACAAGCAGCTCCCACGGGGTGATGGGGATGGGACCGGGCCTGGAGTGGGCtcagggggaagggcaggggaagTGGAAACGGGGAGCATGCTGATCCTTTCAGAGACCTTTTACTGTAAAGGGAGCAGAGAAACGAGTGgccactggagagggtgtgggatcAAGGAACCGTTTTGATTTGTTGTTCTGTCTCGTCTTTTGCTTTAGCTAGAGTGACAGTACAGCATAATGACCCGGTGAGGAGAGTGACCCGACAGGGAGTCTTTGTGAAGTTGAGAAGGGCCAGGACTAGGACACAGGGAAGAGTGTGGACTTAGATCGGAGCATCCACTGTGACAGGAAGGGAGGCAGAGGATATGCGAGTAGATGCAGGTAGGAGGACACGGTTTGGGGTGGGAACATTCAAGAATCAGATGCTTGCTGACAGCCTGGTGCGCTGGGAGGGATCTGATGTTTAGTGAGCGCCAACCCACGCCATCTGCTGCACTTCACGCTGTCTAGTTGACTGCTCAGAACAATCTCATTAGGTGAGTATTATCCACtctcacagataaggaaaccgaggctgAGAGGGAAAGTGCCCTGCTTCATCCATGAGCACCGGGGCTCAATTCCCACCTGGGTCTGTCTTCCCACTGTGTTACCCCACACCTGCATTCCCACCCGCACCTGCACTCCAGGTGCTTAGGGTGGCATCGAAGAGATAAGACCCACCCATGTGGAAAGCTGAAAAACAATgtactacaggggcttccctggtggcacagtggttgagagtccgcctgccgatgcaggggacacaggttcatgccccggtccaggaagatcccacatgccgtggagtggctgggcccgtgagccatggccactgagcctgcctgtccggagcctgtgctccgcaacgggagaggctgcagcggtgagaggcccgcgtaccacaaaaaaaaaaaaaaatgtactacaAGTGCTACCTTGGGGCAAGTAGGAAGGTATAGACATGGAGTTCTCAGGAAGGAGAGAGTGTTAAAGGGACCCTCACTGCAAGGGCCCTGAGCACAGGACTGCCACGTCGGCATGGCCCCGCCTTACCTCATCACGCCTGGCCTCTCAACCCACCAGGCCCCTGCTTCTCAGAACTTTCCACTGCAGAATGAATGCACACTCGCCACCAGGGCCACTCTGAACATTCTTAGTAGTTGTGTGTTTTCTCTTTGGCCAATTTTGCATTCTGCTCCATGATGTGTGTGGGGTAGTTGCTGTAACGTAAAAATGGCTGAACTTACTTACCAAGTAAAATGAACCCCAGGAAGATGTGGTCCTGTGTGGCCTATGGCTGGTTTCATATACCGCGACACGCCCACTACCACCCAGCCGAGGCTGAGCTGCACTGCAGAAAGCACCAAACAAGCGTGTGTTGGGAGGAAATAGGTCAGCGGCCCTTGAAGGGTGAGTAAGAGTcagcagacagagaaaaacattctAGACTGAGGGACTGGGTTGAGCAAAGGCGGTGAGGAGAGGTGGGTGTGTGTGCCCAGGGGAGATGTGTGCAGACTGCAGCACTTGCTCTACAAAAACCAGCGCAGCCCAAAGCTGGCGTTTCGGTGCTTGCTGTGTATCCAGCACTGTCCTAAGTGCCTTttatcctcacagcaatcctagaaattattataaacattttataaagcaATTTAGAGAGGAAAttcaggcacagaaaggttaagtacttgcccaggatcacacagcatgTGACTGAGGAGAATAAACAGGATTTGATCCCAGAGTCCcgctccagagcctgcactcaTGTCATGTGGCATAACACTAGTGAGGTGGCGGAACAAACACAGGTTCTTGAGCCTGAGACAAAGGAGTCTGGACTCATCGGTGGTGATGAGAGTGCCTGAAGGTTTTTGAGCAGGAGAGGGACAGGATAAAAATAATCATTCTGGAGAATCTGTCTGACCAGACTAGATGGGGAAGAAACTGCAGGCAGGAGGGCCAAGTAGGAAgctataaaatattcaaaacatggGTGCTGAGACCTAGATTAGCAGACAATGCAAAGGACAAAGAGCTAGCTATACGAGAGGCTGCAAAGGAAGCTGGCAAGACCTGCGTTTGGGAAggaaggatatggggaggagccGGCCACTATGACTCAGGTTTTGAGCTCGGGTGGGTGAGAGAATGCTGGTGCCATGGGCAGAACAAAATGGAAACTGGGAGGGGAAGACAGGCTTGATCTCATGCATGTTTAGTTTGAGATGACGACAGGACATCCAAATGGAAACATCTAGTAGGCAATGGAAACCCAGAGGTCAAGTCCAGCAGCAAGGTCAGAGAAGGGTGTGGAATCCAGGGGACAGAGGGGAATCACCTGCCAGGAGCTGACATTTGAGCCCATGACCATGGACGAGTTCtctgagagaggagagggagacagggagagggtGCAAAGATAGGACCAAAGATGGCACTTGGGAAAATTCTCTCTAGAAGAAGGTGGAAGAAGGCCAGCAAAGAAGAGGGGAGAGTGTCAGAGTGGCAGGAGAGTTGACGTAGTGTTCGGGAGCCTCCCGAGAGCTTCACAAGTGGT encodes:
- the POLD4 gene encoding DNA polymerase delta subunit 4; protein product: MGRKRLITDSYPVVKRREGSAGHSKGELAPELGEEPQPLSVDEAEMELLRQFDLAWQYGPCTGITRLQRWHRAEQMGLEPPQEVWQVLQTHPGDPRFQCSLWHLYPL